A portion of the Drosophila sechellia strain sech25 chromosome 2R, ASM438219v1, whole genome shotgun sequence genome contains these proteins:
- the LOC6608429 gene encoding protein telomere ends associated isoform X6 yields the protein MYPVSFAAFQKLIVNLSDITSELKTANGDNRTVAEWSRWYYTEFYRNPSIRARFPFKVAPCPRRTRDNLLKVPEPGGISQNEVANVAGPGPSQVERPVCDVLVEGTQSRTLAETAKPNDAVQGVAVECKPTGSESRDVIVNVERCGAFIFPVSFDIFLKCINKKLLFKKIVRSIEHCLVLLSDDECRLRTLQRFYNRFYMYPEKRSPTNIFNATTEIPLEKLLESGKPLDKKAIKTAAELAAMKSLKNNSIVSFELFKRNMANLSDIVEQMRQLDDNYASKDVQECALDYYLAFYITPRIRYKYAYKLKPCTSTVKACMLAILGKDIAEKLRQSLPQLASPSPGLDSRRPNTSYSTERKGLISSQNINDSSQIQTSPSMEVAHEPSEGLSQLATPTPDHELRVVKSIENCAGEASSTNEGLSRSHNTFEASENQANLRNDANKLSRCMPALTSPERHLHSSKASEKSSNVLSPQIKTHQRKEVAEKESDSAPQLRSPPLGSELPMFKTPGSPASKTRASDETPARPEEITDSTDVSETSFVTDVEVDLKKHGRFIFPVSLETFRQYINYDEIIRAILVNNHIKDEHQLSKLISDPSHPQCKKFFRQFYNKFYARKDVRQRFKYKFNCPNPKMLAKLKQKAKPLDEKAIFTMNRTDNAKAPNEPKSQVPFTPKTATENCPPNPISLEMFKRHVSNLDDIVNEMQKCDEYKEKGKEEVIQDYYEGFYSGPEMREKFECRFKPCPSKKIKQLLSFPPKNKELHPKDPNCQVACTTENQSDESCPQSSRNIVQKTQNITEEEPIVEHENIPSTRTPSSNDDEPGEECPPYPVSLELFKSHVSNLDDIANNMQKCVEYRGKSKNEVIRDYYKGFYSGPEMREKFACRFKPCTGTMLQQLLTYPGKNANDCLQETDCLATGTTRTPLKESSLQSTSEVTFPVRRNALEILMGRKRTEVAKIAINKPMTTQNQSQLQAVPIPEDASVVPEDVTEKQGTHPMELQNELTVTEPLKDCSQLNAERLSELSSKQKIEWNYTAHNFLDKLFNGVNCPVTQAFVKEQYKRYSVSTGHIVANTISTEDNEPQSSSNSIDLEGVRAAQTAATDTQATEMHTNPKALEPSSEATKESSSVNLNKNLENPPKLEMIHAESSNNSSRPNTDFEAGSTKVPEDGARATTEGYSENETSSVEKGENQFLLERAKELFFAEASKEHNLKYLICTSEGVMRTIWRILYQLDLQEFSYYTSIHDGEDLYKSEDSLHLCFRHVVDHGNWPSNLCVLLPRFKHLLHSKGVQLDRLNLSKISPKIVSPWELSSYSDFDHIVAQEYIHRTGEEIEDVVQLCQEREKLYACCWAHNQWIPRVPQIADETLNAELGEVEPVIERILLKEICGVKDGVANTPTEIVSIPSSPSTVCSRISTQPSEDKLSQQPSQLNSLNFVDVTGVELASQVPQMVVDPLVANEIEETSQEPETQYDAPASLQMTSVKQEPISFLNNQRAFCDSEKCQWEHITSEEQTIDLDSTESDGPSLSCFAIQNQNSEDQLLFIPEDSVHAEDHDYVKKTEVSKSTDPAQLETNVNTLSVRSIPACQVSVIPKKRQAASPRLNSKRMKLMNDKVPQLRHEFQPLPMGVKVVQSKALSLPDSQNITTSQTPKTNPTERPPHHQEHITPSQEFAVGNTLLECSELQGLLDCNDVSACKTRRRSRK from the exons ATGTATCCAGTGTCCTTTGCGGCATTTCAAAAGTTAATCGTTAATTTGTCTGATATTACAAGTGAGTTGAAAACTGCAAATGGAGACAATAGAACGGTGGCCGAGTGGAGCAGATGGTACTACACAGAGTTCTACCGGAATCCCAGTATACGGGCAAGGTTCCCTTTTAAGGTGGCGCCGTGTCCAAGGCGGACACGCGACAACTTGCTTAAAGTACCGGAGCCAGGAGGAATTTCACAAAACGAGGTTGCAAACGTAGCAGGGCCAGGACCATCTCAAGTAGAGCGACCCGTATGCGACGTCCTAGTTGAAGGCACCCAGTCGAGGACGCTCGCTGAAACCGCGAAACCAAATGATGCAGTTCAAGGCGTTGCAGTTGAATGTAAACCAACAGGATCGGAATCTCGAGACGTTATTGTTAATGTGGAGAG ATGTGGCGCCTTCATCTTTCCGGTATCCTTTGATATATTCCTAAAGTGCATCAACAAGAAGTTACTGTTCAAAAAAATTGTCAGGAGCATAGAGCACTGCCTGGTCCTCCTGTCCGATGATGAGTGTCGTCTTCGTACACTGCAAAGGTTCTACAACCGCTTTTACATGTATCCAGAAAAGCGATCTCCTACGAATATCTTTAATGCAACGACAGAAATCCCTTTGGAAAAGTTGCTTGAATCTGGCAAGCCGCTGGACAAGAAAGCGATCAAGACTGCGGCGGAGCTTGCTGCAATGAAATCCTTGAAGAATAA TTCCATCGTCAGCTTCGAGCTATTTAAGAGAAATATGGCAAACTTATCGGACATTGTGGAGCAAATGAGGCAGCTGGACGATAATTATGCGAGCAAGGACGTCCAAGAATGTGCCCTAGACTATTACCTGGCGTTTTACATTACTCCGAGGATCCGATATAAATACGCATACAAATTAAAACCTTGTACGTCGACTGTCAAGGCCTGCATGCTGGCCATTCTCGGGAAAGATATTGCCGAAAAGCTTAGGCAAAGCCTTCCTCAGTTAGCTAGTCCCTCGCCGGGACTTGATTCGCGCAGGCCAAACACCTCATATAGTACTGAAAGAAAAGGTTTAATAAGTTCGCAGAATATCAATGACTCTTCACAAATCCAAACCAGTCCCAGCATGGAGGTTGCCCACGAACCGAGTGAAGGTCTGTCCCAGTTAGCTACTCCTACTCCAGATCACGAGCTACGTGTCGTCAAATCTATCGAGAATTGTGCTGGAGAAGCTAGTAGCACGAATGAAGGGCTATCGAGGTCCCATAATACTTTTGAAGCTTCCGAAAACCAAGCTAATCTCAGGAACGATGCCAACAAACTAAGCAGATGTATGCCGGCATTAACTTCGCCAGAACGCCATCTGCACAGTTCGAAAGCCTCCGAAAAGTCCTCTAATGTGCTAAGTCCTCAAATCAAAACCCATCAGAGGAAGGAGGTTGCCGAAAAAGAATCGGATAGCGCGCCCCAGTTAAGGTCTCCTCCGTTAGGTTCTGAACTACCCATGTTCAAGACACCAGGGAGTCCTGCTTCAAAAACCAGAGCTTCGGATGAGACACCAGCTAGACCTGAAGAGATTACAGATTCTACCGATGTGTCAGA GACTTCCTTTGTGACAGATGTTGAAGTGGACCTTAAAAA ACATGGGCGCTTTATTTTTCCCGTATCACTTGAAACTTTTCGGCAATATATTAACTATGACGAGATTATCCGAGCAATTCTAGTAAATAATCACATTAAAGACGAGCATCAACTGTCAAAATTAATTTCTGATCCTTCGCACCCACAATGCAAAAAATTTTTCCGTCAGTTTTACAATAAATTTTATGCGCGCAAAGATGTTCGTCAAAGATTCAAGTATAAATTCAATTGCCCCAATCCAAAGATGCTGGCTAAGCTAAAACAAAAAGCTAAGCCATTGGATGAAAAGGCAATTTTTACAATGAATCGAACAGATAATGCAAAAGCACCAAACGAACCTAAGTCCCAGGTACCTTTCACTCCTAAaacagcaacagaaaattGTCCACCAAATCCCATTTCTTTAGAGATGTTCAAACGTCATGTGAGCAATCTCGACGATATTGTTAATGAGATGCAAAAATGCGATGAGTACAAAGAAAAAGGCAAGGAGGAGGTGATTCAGGACTACTACGAGGGCTTCTATTCTGGACCAGAGATGAGGGAGAAGTTCGAGTGTCGATTTAAACCATGTCCCAGCAAAAAGATAAAACAATTGCTGAGTTTTCCACCGAAAAACAAGGAGCTACACCCAAAGGATCCAAATTGCCAGGTGGCTTGTACCACCGAAAACCAAAGCGATGAAAGTTGCCCTCAGTCATCCAGAAATATAGTACAAAAAACTCAAAATATCACCGAAGAGGA ACCAATAGTTGAACATGAAAATATACCATCCACAAGGACGCCCAGTTCTAATGACGACGAGCCCGGAGAAGAGTGTCCGCCATACCCTGTATCCTTAGAGCTGTTTAAAAGTCATGTGAGCAATCTAGATGATATTGCTAATAATATGCAGAAGTGCGTTGAGTATAGAGGAAAATCCAAGAATGAGGTTATTCGGGACTACTACAAAGGCTTCTATTCTGGACCAGAGATGAGGGAAAAGTTCGCGTGTCGATTCAAGCCATGTACCGGCACTATGCTTCAACAATTGCTTACCTATCCAGGGAAAAATGCGAATGATTGCCTACAGGAAACTGATTGCCTGGCGACGGGCACCACTAGAACACCGCTCAAGGAAAGTAGCCTTCAGTCCACAAGCGAAGTGACGTTTCCTGTTCGCAGAAATGCTTTAGAAATCCTAATGGGAAG AAAAAGAACTGAAGTCGCAAAGATAGCGATCAATAAGCCGATGACTACACAAAACCAGTCTCAATTACAAGCAGTGCCTATTCCCGAAGACGCATCAGTTGTCCCAGAAGACGTCACTGAAAAACAAGGCACTCATCCAATGGAATTGCAGAATGAACTAACCGTTACGGAACCCTTAAAAGATTGTAGTCAACTAAATGCTGAAAGGCTTTCTGAATTATCGAG CAAACAGAAGATAGAGTGGAATTATACGGCCCATAACTTTCTCGATAAATTGTTTAATGGTGTCAACTGCCCAGTAACACAAGCATTTGTAAAAGAACAATATAAAAGGTATTCCGTATCTACCGGGCATATTGTTGCCAACACCATTTCTACTGAAGACAATGAGCCACAATCGTCTTCTAATTCGATTGACCTAGAAGGTGTCCGCGCAGCTCAAACGGCAGCAACTGACACACAAGCAACTGAAATGCATACAAATCCGAAAGCGTTGGAACCGAGTTCAGAGGCAACGAAAGAAAGTAGTTcagttaatttaaataagaaCCTTGAAAATCCGCCTAAGCTTGAAATGATCCATGCTGAATCATCTAATAATTCAAGCAGACCAAATACTGATTTTGAAGCTGGATCGACAAAAGTTCCGGAAGATGGAGCAAGGGCTACAACCGAAGGATATTCCGAAAATGAAACCAGTTCAGTAGAGAAAGGAGAAAATCAATTTCTTCTAGAAAGAGCAAAGGAATTATTTTTTGCAGAAGCAAGCAAG GAGCACAATCTTAAGTATTTGATTTGCACAAGTGAAGGGGTGATGAGAACCATTTGGCGCATACTCTACCAACTAGATCTTCAAGAATTCTCCTACTACACGAGCATTCACGATGGCGAGGACTTGTACAAAAGCGAAGACAGCTTACACCTTTGCTTTAGACACGTCGTGGACCATGGCAACTGGCCTTCAAATCTATGCGTCTTATTGCCACGTTTTAAGCACCTGCTCCACAGTAAGGGAGTCCAGCTAGATAGGCTAAATCTGTCCAAAATATCTCCTAAAATTGTTAGTCCTTGGGAATTGAGTTCCTACTCGGATTTCGATCACATCGTTGCACAGGAGTACATCCATCGCACTGGCGAGGAAATTGAGGATGTGGTGCAATTGTGtcaagagagagagaaacTATACGCGTGCTGTTGGGCTCACAACCAGTGGATACCACGAGTTCCACAGATCGCAGATGAGACACTCAATGCTGAACTCGGAGAGGTGGAGCCAGTTATAGAAAGGATTTTATTGA AGGAAATTTGTGGCGTAAAAGATGGGGTTGCGAATACACCAACTGAAATAGTATCAATTCCCTCAAGTCCAAGTACTGTTTGTAGTAGAATATCGACCCAACCTTCTGAAGATAAACTTAGTCAGCAGCCCTCACAGCTCAACAGTTTGAATTTTGTGGACGTGACGGGTGTTGAATTAGCTTCGCAAGTACCACAAATGGTAGTCGATCCTCTAGTAGCCAACGAAATTGAGGAAACATCACAGGAGCCAGAAACTCAATATGATGCACCAGCGTCATTGCAAATGACATCTGTCAAGCAGGAACCCATCAGTTTTCTTAATAACCAACGAGCATTTTGTGACTCCGAAAAATGCCAATGGGAACACATTACTTCCGAGGAGCAAACAATAGACTTGGACTCCACCGAAAGTGATGGACCAAGTCTGTCCTGCTTTGCCATACAAAATCAGAATTCCGAGGATCAACTACTTTTTATTCCGGAGGATTCTGTGCACGCAGAGGATCATGATTACGTTAAGAAAACAGAAGTATCGAAGTCCACAGATCCTGCACAACTGGAGACCAACGTAAACACGTTAAGCGTTCGGTCTATTCCAGCCTGCCAGGTTTCTGTGATTCCTAAAAAAAGACAGGCGGCCAGCCCACGTTTGAATTCCAAGCGAATGAAACTGATGAACGATAAGGTTCCGCAACTAAGACACGAGTTTCAGCCGTTGCCAATGGGTGTGAAAGTGGTCCAGAGTAAAGCGCTTAGCCTTCCCGACTCTCAAAATATCACGACGAGTCAGACTCCAAAGACCAATCCCACGGAAAGACCTCCCCATCACCAAGAACACATCACTCCATCGCAAGAATTCGCAGTCGGCAATACACTCTTGGAATGCTCCGAGCTACAAGGTCTACTAGATTGTAACGATGTCAGTGCTTGCAAG ACTCGGCGACGTTCACGGAAGTAA
- the LOC6608429 gene encoding protein telomere ends associated isoform X4 translates to MYPVSFAAFQKLIVNLSDITSELKTANGDNRTVAEWSRWYYTEFYRNPSIRARFPFKVAPCPRRTRDNLLKVPEPGGISQNEVANVAGPGPSQVERPVCDVLVEGTQSRTLAETAKPNDAVQGVAVECKPTGSESRDVIVNVERCGAFIFPVSFDIFLKCINKKLLFKKIVRSIEHCLVLLSDDECRLRTLQRFYNRFYMYPEKRSPTNIFNATTEIPLEKLLESGKPLDKKAIKTAAELAAMKSLKNNSIVSFELFKRNMANLSDIVEQMRQLDDNYASKDVQECALDYYLAFYITPRIRYKYAYKLKPCTSTVKACMLAILGKDIAEKLRQSLPQLASPSPGLDSRRPNTSYSTERKGLISSQNINDSSQIQTSPSMEVAHEPSEGLSQLATPTPDHELRVVKSIENCAGEASSTNEGLSRSHNTFEASENQANLRNDANKLSRCMPALTSPERHLHSSKASEKSSNVLSPQIKTHQRKEVAEKESDSAPQLRSPPLGSELPMFKTPGSPASKTRASDETPARPEEITDSTDVSETSFVTDVEVDLKKHGRFIFPVSLETFRQYINYDEIIRAILVNNHIKDEHQLSKLISDPSHPQCKKFFRQFYNKFYARKDVRQRFKYKFNCPNPKMLAKLKQKAKPLDEKAIFTMNRTDNAKAPNEPKSQVPFTPKTATENCPPNPISLEMFKRHVSNLDDIVNEMQKCDEYKEKGKEEVIQDYYEGFYSGPEMREKFECRFKPCPSKKIKQLLSFPPKNKELHPKDPNCQVACTTENQSDESCPQSSRNIVQKTQNITEEEPIVEHENIPSTRTPSSNDDEPGEECPPYPVSLELFKSHVSNLDDIANNMQKCVEYRGKSKNEVIRDYYKGFYSGPEMREKFACRFKPCTGTMLQQLLTYPGKNANDCLQETDCLATGTTRTPLKESSLQSTSEVTFPVRRNALEILMGRKRTEVAKIAINKPMTTQNQSQLQAVPIPEDASVVPEDVTEKQGTHPMELQNELTVTEPLKDCSQLNAERLSELSSKQKIEWNYTAHNFLDKLFNGVNCPVTQAFVKEQYKRYSVSTGHIVANTISTEDNEPQSSSNSIDLEGVRAAQTAATDTQATEMHTNPKALEPSSEATKESSSVNLNKNLENPPKLEMIHAESSNNSSRPNTDFEAGSTKVPEDGARATTEGYSENETSSVEKGENQFLLERAKELFFAEASKEHNLKYLICTSEGVMRTIWRILYQLDLQEFSYYTSIHDGEDLYKSEDSLHLCFRHVVDHGNWPSNLCVLLPRFKHLLHSKGVQLDRLNLSKISPKIVSPWELSSYSDFDHIVAQEYIHRTGEEIEDVVQLCQEREKLYACCWAHNQWIPRVPQIADETLNAELGEVEPVIERILLKEICGVKDGVANTPTEIVSIPSSPSTVCSRISTQPSEDKLSQQPSQLNSLNFVDVTGVELASQVPQMVVDPLVANEIEETSQEPETQYDAPASLQMTSVKQEPISFLNNQRAFCDSEKCQWEHITSEEQTIDLDSTESDGPSLSCFAIQNQNSEDQLLFIPEDSVHAEDHDYVKKTEVSKSTDPAQLETNVNTLSVRSIPACQVSVIPKKRQAASPRLNSKRMKLMNDKVPQLRHEFQPLPMGVKVVQSKALSLPDSQNITTSQTPKTNPTERPPHHQEHITPSQEFAVGNTLLECSELQGLLDCNDVSACKVNKEDHPVSSNACTPKRLAASSPQSSVIFRDLKLFSFFKSLTLEQIIKYRIEGPLPGATYQKALVNINDKLCNVRGPLISSLFPYLSSTLRSDLELVLHDLGEFCYKRSWPAHTDATVDFRKRVLFVFMNLSPRFAPFSIKFDNESREWGTCIEANAGDKSLDQRETTFNAEELIKPNILNSIEQLKCKSVT, encoded by the exons ATGTATCCAGTGTCCTTTGCGGCATTTCAAAAGTTAATCGTTAATTTGTCTGATATTACAAGTGAGTTGAAAACTGCAAATGGAGACAATAGAACGGTGGCCGAGTGGAGCAGATGGTACTACACAGAGTTCTACCGGAATCCCAGTATACGGGCAAGGTTCCCTTTTAAGGTGGCGCCGTGTCCAAGGCGGACACGCGACAACTTGCTTAAAGTACCGGAGCCAGGAGGAATTTCACAAAACGAGGTTGCAAACGTAGCAGGGCCAGGACCATCTCAAGTAGAGCGACCCGTATGCGACGTCCTAGTTGAAGGCACCCAGTCGAGGACGCTCGCTGAAACCGCGAAACCAAATGATGCAGTTCAAGGCGTTGCAGTTGAATGTAAACCAACAGGATCGGAATCTCGAGACGTTATTGTTAATGTGGAGAG ATGTGGCGCCTTCATCTTTCCGGTATCCTTTGATATATTCCTAAAGTGCATCAACAAGAAGTTACTGTTCAAAAAAATTGTCAGGAGCATAGAGCACTGCCTGGTCCTCCTGTCCGATGATGAGTGTCGTCTTCGTACACTGCAAAGGTTCTACAACCGCTTTTACATGTATCCAGAAAAGCGATCTCCTACGAATATCTTTAATGCAACGACAGAAATCCCTTTGGAAAAGTTGCTTGAATCTGGCAAGCCGCTGGACAAGAAAGCGATCAAGACTGCGGCGGAGCTTGCTGCAATGAAATCCTTGAAGAATAA TTCCATCGTCAGCTTCGAGCTATTTAAGAGAAATATGGCAAACTTATCGGACATTGTGGAGCAAATGAGGCAGCTGGACGATAATTATGCGAGCAAGGACGTCCAAGAATGTGCCCTAGACTATTACCTGGCGTTTTACATTACTCCGAGGATCCGATATAAATACGCATACAAATTAAAACCTTGTACGTCGACTGTCAAGGCCTGCATGCTGGCCATTCTCGGGAAAGATATTGCCGAAAAGCTTAGGCAAAGCCTTCCTCAGTTAGCTAGTCCCTCGCCGGGACTTGATTCGCGCAGGCCAAACACCTCATATAGTACTGAAAGAAAAGGTTTAATAAGTTCGCAGAATATCAATGACTCTTCACAAATCCAAACCAGTCCCAGCATGGAGGTTGCCCACGAACCGAGTGAAGGTCTGTCCCAGTTAGCTACTCCTACTCCAGATCACGAGCTACGTGTCGTCAAATCTATCGAGAATTGTGCTGGAGAAGCTAGTAGCACGAATGAAGGGCTATCGAGGTCCCATAATACTTTTGAAGCTTCCGAAAACCAAGCTAATCTCAGGAACGATGCCAACAAACTAAGCAGATGTATGCCGGCATTAACTTCGCCAGAACGCCATCTGCACAGTTCGAAAGCCTCCGAAAAGTCCTCTAATGTGCTAAGTCCTCAAATCAAAACCCATCAGAGGAAGGAGGTTGCCGAAAAAGAATCGGATAGCGCGCCCCAGTTAAGGTCTCCTCCGTTAGGTTCTGAACTACCCATGTTCAAGACACCAGGGAGTCCTGCTTCAAAAACCAGAGCTTCGGATGAGACACCAGCTAGACCTGAAGAGATTACAGATTCTACCGATGTGTCAGA GACTTCCTTTGTGACAGATGTTGAAGTGGACCTTAAAAA ACATGGGCGCTTTATTTTTCCCGTATCACTTGAAACTTTTCGGCAATATATTAACTATGACGAGATTATCCGAGCAATTCTAGTAAATAATCACATTAAAGACGAGCATCAACTGTCAAAATTAATTTCTGATCCTTCGCACCCACAATGCAAAAAATTTTTCCGTCAGTTTTACAATAAATTTTATGCGCGCAAAGATGTTCGTCAAAGATTCAAGTATAAATTCAATTGCCCCAATCCAAAGATGCTGGCTAAGCTAAAACAAAAAGCTAAGCCATTGGATGAAAAGGCAATTTTTACAATGAATCGAACAGATAATGCAAAAGCACCAAACGAACCTAAGTCCCAGGTACCTTTCACTCCTAAaacagcaacagaaaattGTCCACCAAATCCCATTTCTTTAGAGATGTTCAAACGTCATGTGAGCAATCTCGACGATATTGTTAATGAGATGCAAAAATGCGATGAGTACAAAGAAAAAGGCAAGGAGGAGGTGATTCAGGACTACTACGAGGGCTTCTATTCTGGACCAGAGATGAGGGAGAAGTTCGAGTGTCGATTTAAACCATGTCCCAGCAAAAAGATAAAACAATTGCTGAGTTTTCCACCGAAAAACAAGGAGCTACACCCAAAGGATCCAAATTGCCAGGTGGCTTGTACCACCGAAAACCAAAGCGATGAAAGTTGCCCTCAGTCATCCAGAAATATAGTACAAAAAACTCAAAATATCACCGAAGAGGA ACCAATAGTTGAACATGAAAATATACCATCCACAAGGACGCCCAGTTCTAATGACGACGAGCCCGGAGAAGAGTGTCCGCCATACCCTGTATCCTTAGAGCTGTTTAAAAGTCATGTGAGCAATCTAGATGATATTGCTAATAATATGCAGAAGTGCGTTGAGTATAGAGGAAAATCCAAGAATGAGGTTATTCGGGACTACTACAAAGGCTTCTATTCTGGACCAGAGATGAGGGAAAAGTTCGCGTGTCGATTCAAGCCATGTACCGGCACTATGCTTCAACAATTGCTTACCTATCCAGGGAAAAATGCGAATGATTGCCTACAGGAAACTGATTGCCTGGCGACGGGCACCACTAGAACACCGCTCAAGGAAAGTAGCCTTCAGTCCACAAGCGAAGTGACGTTTCCTGTTCGCAGAAATGCTTTAGAAATCCTAATGGGAAG AAAAAGAACTGAAGTCGCAAAGATAGCGATCAATAAGCCGATGACTACACAAAACCAGTCTCAATTACAAGCAGTGCCTATTCCCGAAGACGCATCAGTTGTCCCAGAAGACGTCACTGAAAAACAAGGCACTCATCCAATGGAATTGCAGAATGAACTAACCGTTACGGAACCCTTAAAAGATTGTAGTCAACTAAATGCTGAAAGGCTTTCTGAATTATCGAG CAAACAGAAGATAGAGTGGAATTATACGGCCCATAACTTTCTCGATAAATTGTTTAATGGTGTCAACTGCCCAGTAACACAAGCATTTGTAAAAGAACAATATAAAAGGTATTCCGTATCTACCGGGCATATTGTTGCCAACACCATTTCTACTGAAGACAATGAGCCACAATCGTCTTCTAATTCGATTGACCTAGAAGGTGTCCGCGCAGCTCAAACGGCAGCAACTGACACACAAGCAACTGAAATGCATACAAATCCGAAAGCGTTGGAACCGAGTTCAGAGGCAACGAAAGAAAGTAGTTcagttaatttaaataagaaCCTTGAAAATCCGCCTAAGCTTGAAATGATCCATGCTGAATCATCTAATAATTCAAGCAGACCAAATACTGATTTTGAAGCTGGATCGACAAAAGTTCCGGAAGATGGAGCAAGGGCTACAACCGAAGGATATTCCGAAAATGAAACCAGTTCAGTAGAGAAAGGAGAAAATCAATTTCTTCTAGAAAGAGCAAAGGAATTATTTTTTGCAGAAGCAAGCAAG GAGCACAATCTTAAGTATTTGATTTGCACAAGTGAAGGGGTGATGAGAACCATTTGGCGCATACTCTACCAACTAGATCTTCAAGAATTCTCCTACTACACGAGCATTCACGATGGCGAGGACTTGTACAAAAGCGAAGACAGCTTACACCTTTGCTTTAGACACGTCGTGGACCATGGCAACTGGCCTTCAAATCTATGCGTCTTATTGCCACGTTTTAAGCACCTGCTCCACAGTAAGGGAGTCCAGCTAGATAGGCTAAATCTGTCCAAAATATCTCCTAAAATTGTTAGTCCTTGGGAATTGAGTTCCTACTCGGATTTCGATCACATCGTTGCACAGGAGTACATCCATCGCACTGGCGAGGAAATTGAGGATGTGGTGCAATTGTGtcaagagagagagaaacTATACGCGTGCTGTTGGGCTCACAACCAGTGGATACCACGAGTTCCACAGATCGCAGATGAGACACTCAATGCTGAACTCGGAGAGGTGGAGCCAGTTATAGAAAGGATTTTATTGA AGGAAATTTGTGGCGTAAAAGATGGGGTTGCGAATACACCAACTGAAATAGTATCAATTCCCTCAAGTCCAAGTACTGTTTGTAGTAGAATATCGACCCAACCTTCTGAAGATAAACTTAGTCAGCAGCCCTCACAGCTCAACAGTTTGAATTTTGTGGACGTGACGGGTGTTGAATTAGCTTCGCAAGTACCACAAATGGTAGTCGATCCTCTAGTAGCCAACGAAATTGAGGAAACATCACAGGAGCCAGAAACTCAATATGATGCACCAGCGTCATTGCAAATGACATCTGTCAAGCAGGAACCCATCAGTTTTCTTAATAACCAACGAGCATTTTGTGACTCCGAAAAATGCCAATGGGAACACATTACTTCCGAGGAGCAAACAATAGACTTGGACTCCACCGAAAGTGATGGACCAAGTCTGTCCTGCTTTGCCATACAAAATCAGAATTCCGAGGATCAACTACTTTTTATTCCGGAGGATTCTGTGCACGCAGAGGATCATGATTACGTTAAGAAAACAGAAGTATCGAAGTCCACAGATCCTGCACAACTGGAGACCAACGTAAACACGTTAAGCGTTCGGTCTATTCCAGCCTGCCAGGTTTCTGTGATTCCTAAAAAAAGACAGGCGGCCAGCCCACGTTTGAATTCCAAGCGAATGAAACTGATGAACGATAAGGTTCCGCAACTAAGACACGAGTTTCAGCCGTTGCCAATGGGTGTGAAAGTGGTCCAGAGTAAAGCGCTTAGCCTTCCCGACTCTCAAAATATCACGACGAGTCAGACTCCAAAGACCAATCCCACGGAAAGACCTCCCCATCACCAAGAACACATCACTCCATCGCAAGAATTCGCAGTCGGCAATACACTCTTGGAATGCTCCGAGCTACAAGGTCTACTAGATTGTAACGATGTCAGTGCTTGCAAGGTAAATAAAGAAGATCATCCTGTTTCTAGCAACGCTTGTACCCCGAAGCGCCTTGCCGCTTCCTCTCCTCAAAGCAGCGTTATATTCCGCGATCTTAAGCTATTCAGTTTCTTTAAATCGCTGACGCTAGAGCAAATAATTAAGTACCGGATCGAAGGACCTCTACCAGGGGCAACTTATCAGAAGGCGTTGGTCAACATCAACGATAAGTTGTGCAATGTCCGGGGTCCTCTGATCTCCAGTCTATTTCCCTACCTCTCATCCACATTGCGATCTGATCTGGAGCTGGTGCTCCATGATTTGGGAGAATTCTGCTACAAACGCAGCTGGCCGGCACATACGGATGCCACAGTGGACTTTCGCAAACGGGTTTTATTCGTATTTATGAACTTAAGCCCGAGATTCGCGCCCTTTTCCATTAAGTTCGATAATGAATCCAGGGAATGGGGTacctgcatcgaagccaatgCGGGTGATAAGTCATTGGACCAACGAGAAACTACCTTCAACGCAGAAGAGCTTATCAAGCCAAACATTCTGAACAGTATCGAACAGTTAAAATGTAAATCAGTTACTTAA